One window of Elaeis guineensis isolate ETL-2024a chromosome 11, EG11, whole genome shotgun sequence genomic DNA carries:
- the LOC105053956 gene encoding ranBP2-type zinc finger protein At1g67325: protein MASAKVDNRGSFGSKRSRNEASRSDGDWTCPQCGNMNFSFRTVCNRGKCGAPRPSASASPRIGPTPIPGAFDHAAPLYYGGVGAPPPMPLGISGGYGALLPHVGMRYDYGLQSSASGPYGLLSPYGPPGPMGGMGYGPGPSMDQYGYGYRGSPVPFPSPWSEGALPDSNASRKRRGGPDGLSEGDWICPKCDNVNFAFRTTCNMKKCGAPRPTSASSHGASGNKDYADAPEGSWTCNKCNNLNYPFRTVCNRKGCGNEKPSTSK, encoded by the exons ATGGCTTCCGCCAAg GTGGATAATCGCGGCTCGTTCGGATCCAAACGGTCACGTAATGAAG CTTCTCGGAGTGACGGAGATTGGACATGCCCTCAATGTGGTAACATGAACTTCAGTTTTAGAACCGTATGCAATCGTGGAAAATGTGGTGCTCCCCGACCATCAGCTAGTGCAAGTCCA AGAATAGGGCCAACACCCATCCCTGGAGCTTTTGATCATGCAGCACCTCTTTACTATGGAGGTGTTGGGGCACCACCACCCATGCCACTTGGGATTTCCGGTGGCTATGGTGCCCTGCTTCCACATGTGGGCATGCGTTATGACTATGGGCTACAGAGTAGTGCTTCTGGACCATATGGTCTTTTATCTCCATATGGTCCACCTGGACCAATGGgag GCATGGGTTATGGTCCTGGCCCTAGTATGGACCAGTATGGATATGGGTACCGAGGTTCACCAGTACCG TTTCCAAGTCCATGGTCTGAAGGAGCTCTACCTGATAGCAATGCTTCACGAAAACGCCGtggag gtccTGATGGGTTATCAGAAGGTGATTGGATCTGTCCCAAATGTGACAATGTCAACTTTGCCTTCAGAACCACTTGCAACATGAAGAAATGTGGAGCTCCCAGGCCTACTTCT GCTTCTAGTCACGGGGCATCTGGTAATAAGGATTATGCGGATGCACCGGAAGGTAGCTGGACCTGTAACAAATGCAATAATCTTAACTATCCCTTCCGAACCGTCTGCAACAGGAAAGGATGTGGAAATGAGAAGCCTTCAACGAGCAAGTAG